A genomic segment from Triticum dicoccoides isolate Atlit2015 ecotype Zavitan chromosome 1A, WEW_v2.0, whole genome shotgun sequence encodes:
- the LOC119275885 gene encoding transcription factor MYBS3-like produces the protein MTRRCSHCSHNGHNSRTCPNRGVKIFGVRLTDGSIRKSASMGNLSLLGGSTSGGGGASPADVGHDAAAEGYASDDFVQGSSSANRERKKGVPWTEEEHRRFLLGLQKLGKGDWRGISRNFVVSRTPTQVASHAQKYFIRQANMSRRKRRSSLFDLVPDESDLPPLPGNQEPEAQILNHPPLPPPMEEEEVESMESDTSVIAESSSASAIMPENLQSSYPVLVPAYFSPFLQFSVPFWQNQNDGDDLGQGTHEIVKPVPVHSKSPINVDELVGMSKLSIGDPKQDTVSTSLSLKMVGGQNRQSAFQANLPTRAQA, from the exons ATGACGAGGCGGTGCTCGCACTGCAGCCACAACGGCCACAACTCGCGGACGTGCCCCAACCGCGGGGTCAAGATCTTCGGGGTACGCCTCACTGATGGATCCATCCGCAAGAGCGCCAGCATGGGGAACCTCTCCCTGCTCGGGGGAtccaccagcggcggcggcggcgcatcccCCGCTGACGTCGGCCACGACGCCGCCGCAGAGGGCTACGCCTCCGACGACTTCGTGCAGGGATCATCATCCGCCAACCGCGAGCGCAAGAAAG GGGTTCCTTGGACTGAAGAAGAACATCGGAGGTTTTTGCTTGGACTGCAAAAGCTTGGAAAGGGTGATTGGCGAGGAATCTCTCGTAATTTTGTGGTCTCAAGAACACCTACTCAAGTAGCAAGCCATGCTCAGAAATATTTTATACGCCAAGCCAATATGAGCAGAAGGAAGAGAAGGTCTAGCCTCTTTGACTTGGTGCCTGATGAG TCAGACCTGCCACCCCTACCTGGTAATCAAGAACCTGAGGCCCAGATATTAAATCACCCACCATTACCTCcacccatggaggaggaggaggtagaatCTATGGAGTCAGATACTTCTGTCATTGCAGAGAGTTCTTCAGCTTCTGCTATCATGCCTGAGAATTTGCAGTCGAGCTATCCGGTGCTAGTTCCAGCATATTTCTCACCATTCTTGCAATTCTCAGTTCCTTTCTGGCAAAATCAGAATGATGGAGAtgatcttggacaaggaacacatgagaTTGTTAAGCCTGTTCCGGTTCATTCAAAGAGTCCAATCAATGTTGATGAACTGGTGGGCATGTCGAAGCTAAGCATAGGGGATCCCAAGCAAGATACAGTATCTACCTCTCTTTCCTTAAAAATGGTAGGAGGTCAAAATAGACAATCGGCTTTCCAGGCGAATCTCCCAACGAGGGCTCAGGCGTGA
- the LOC119275879 gene encoding hexose carrier protein HEX6-like, producing the protein MAMGASVDAPAAGSGGYSGWVTPFVVLTCIVAGSGGILFGYDLGISGGVTSMDSFLKTFFPEVYRHKQDSNVSNYCQFDSELLTVFTSSLYIAGLIATLFASSVTRRFGRRVSMLIGGTVFIAGSAFGGAAVNVPMLLLNRILLGIGLGFTNQSIPLYLSEMAPPQYRGAINNGFELSISIGILIANILNYCVVKLTAGWGWRISLSMAAVPAAFLTIGAIFLPETPSFIIQRDGDTDKARALLQKLRGTTSVQNELDDLVSASNLSRAAKYPFRNIFKRKYRPQLAMVLLIPFFNQLTGINVMNFYAPVMFRTIGLKESASLLSSVVTRLCATFANIVAMLVVDRFGRRKLFLVGGIQMILSQLAVGAILAAKFKDDGLMDKDYAFLVLITMCVFVAGFAWSWGPLTFLVPTEICPLEIRSAGQSIVVAVVFLMTFVIGQTFLAVLCRIKSGTFFVFAAWICVMTLVVYLFLPETKKLPMEQMEQVWRRHWFWKKIVGEEEDKEEEEKD; encoded by the exons ATGGCGATGGGCGCGTCCGTGGACGCGCCGGCCGCCGGCTCCGGCGGGTACAGCGGCTGGGTGACGCCGTTCGTGGTGCTGACCTGCATCGTCGCCGGCAGCGGCGGCATCCTCTTCGGCTACGACCTCGGCATCTCCG GTGGTGTCACCTCCATGGACTCATTTCTGAAGACGTTCTTCCCAGAGGTGTACCGCCACAAGCAGGACAGCAACGTCAGCAACTACTGCCAGTTCGACAGCGAGCTCCTCACCGTCTTCACCTCCTCCCTCTACATCGCCGGCCTCATCGCAACGCTGTTCGCGTCATCTGTCACGAGGAGGTTTGGCCGCCGCGTGTCCATGCTGATCGGTGGAACCGTCTTCATTGCCGGCTCGGCGTTCGGGGGAGCAGCCGTGAACGTACCCATGCTGCTCCTCAACCGGATCCTACTGGGAATAGGCCTAGGGTTCACTAACCAG TCGATCCCATTGTACCTGTCGGAAATGGCGCCGCCGCAGTACCGCGGTGCGATCAACAATGGGTTCGAGCTCAGCATCAGCATCGGCATTCTCATTGCAAACATCCTCAACTACTGCGTGGTGAAACTCACAGCAGGGTGGGGCTGGAGGATATCCCTATCCATGGCCGCAGTCCCTGCTGCATTCCTGACCATCGGTGCAATCTTCCTCCCCGAGACGCCAAGCTTCATAATCCAGCGGGACGGCGACACCGACAAGGCTAGAGCCCTGCTCCAGAAGCTGCGTGGAACCACCTCAGTGCAGAATGAGCTGGATGACTTGGTCTCTGCTAGCAACCTCTCGAGGGCAGCTAAATATCCATTCAGAAACATATTCAAGAGGAAGTACAGGCCACAGCTCGCCATGGTACTGCTGATCCCTTTCTTCAACCAGCTCACCGGGATCAATGTGATGAACTTTTATGCCCCAGTGATGTTCCGGACAATCGGCCTCAAGGAGAGCGCCTCCCTCCTATCATCGGTCGTCACACGTCTCTGCGCAACATTTGCTAACATCGTAGCGATGTTGGTGGTCGACAGGTTTGGGCGCAGGAAGCTCTTCCTCGTAGGTGGTATCCAGATGATCTTGTCACAGCTCGCTGTCGGCGCCATCCTAGCCGCAAAGTTCAAGGACGATGGGTTGATGGATAAGGACTATGCTTTCCTTGTGTTGATCACCATGTGCGTGTTTGTGGCAGGCTTTGCATGGTCATGGGGACCTCTCACATTCCTCGTCCCGACCGAGATCTGCCCACTGGAGATTAGATCAGCAGGGCAGAGCATTGTGGTCGCCGTGGTCTTCTTGATGACGTTTGTGATCGGCCAGACATTTCTGGCCGTCCTCTGCCGCATCAAGTCAGGGACGTTCTTCGTTTTTGCCGCGTGGATTTGCGTGATGACGCTAGTGGTCTATCTGTTCTTGCCAGAGACAAAGAAGCTTCCGATGGAGCAGATGGAGCAGGTCTGGAGGAGGCATTGGTTCTGGAAGAAGATTGTTGGGGAGGAAGAGGATAAGGAAGAGGAGGAAAAGGATTAA
- the LOC119275891 gene encoding O-fucosyltransferase 30-like, protein MDLPANRGRWRRRSARSHVPLLVAIFFLLLPASLLLSSAYSSLLRSLLPFSASAPGTGGGTLRCGRSAELEGERFLWYAPHSGFSNQVGELRNAAVAAALLNRTLVVPPVLDHHAVALGSCPKFRVAEPSDLRAAVWDHAMQLLREQRYVSMGDIVDLSPLKPLVKTIDFRVFVSLWCGVDMRKTCFSGLCCSVSGGGSLPSDYDRCRSLLSGLEGSESSGCVYPVQDDCRTTVWTYQENNDRALDSFQPDEELKRKKRISYVRRRKDIYKSLGPGNKAEDATLLAFGTLFSAPYKGSESYFDIHESPKDHRLQNLLEKIEFLPFAPEIMAAGTELAKSKIKEPFLCAQLRLLDGQFKNHWKSTFSALKEKLKSLEVEMKTNKNSGSVHIFLMTDLPRANWTKTYLADIAKDGKYQLYTLKENDVLQTAEKLMAAEHGIRSGFLPEIRGNTNKDCDPVQLPEILLYVEESVCSCASLGFVGTAGSTIAGSIETMRKNNVCKL, encoded by the exons ATGGACCTGCCGGCGAACCGCGGTCGGTGGCGCAGGCGGAGCGCACGGTCGCACGTGCCGCTACTCGTGGCCATCTTTTTCCTCCTCCTTCCGGCATCCCTCCTGCTCTCCTCCGCCTACTCCTCCCTGCTCCGCTCCCTCCTCCCCTTCTCCGCCTCCGCCCCCGGCACTGGCGGCGGCACCCTGAGGTGTGGGCGCTCGGCGGAGCTGGAGGGAGAGAGGTTCCTGTGGTACGCGCCGCACAGCGGGTTCAGCAACCAGGTGGGCGAGCTGCGGAACGCTGCGGTGGCGGCCGCGCTGCTCAACCGCACCCTCGTCGTGCCCCCCGTGCTCGACCACCACGCCGTCGCCCTCGGGAGCTGCCCCAAGTTCAGGGTCGCCGAACCCTCCGATCTCCGAGCCGCCGTCTGGGACCACGCCATGCAGCTCCTCCGGGAGCAGAG GTATGTTTCGATGGGTGACATAGTTGATCTGTCCCCACTGAAGCCTTTGGTTAAGACAATTGATTTCAGGGTGTTTGTTTCATTATGGTGCGGTGTAGATATGCGGAAAACTTGCTTTTCTGGGTTGTGCTGTTCTGTTTCTGGTGGTGGATCATTGCCAAGTGACTATGACAGATGCCGATCTTTGCTGTCTGGTTTAGAAGGCAGTGAAAGTAGTGGTTGTGTGTATCCTGTTCAGGATGATTGTAGAACAACGGTCTGGACATATCAGGAGAATAATGATAGAGCACTGGATTCGTTTCAACCAGATGAAGAGTTAAAAAGGAAGAAGAGGATATCATATGTTAGGAGGCGTAAAGATATATACAAGAGTTTAGGGCCTGGTAATAAAGCTGAGGATGCTACCTTGTTGGCCTTCGGGACACTTTTTTCAGCACCATACAAGGGATCAGAGTCTTATTTTGATATCCATGAATCACCAAAGGATCATAGATTACAGAATCTACTTGAGAAAATTGAGTTCCTTCCTTTTGCCCCAGAGATCATGGCTGCAGGGACGGAGCTTGCTAAGAGCAAGATTAAGGAGCCTTTTCTTTGTGCGCAACTAAGATTATTAGATGGCCAATTTAAGAATCACTGGAAATCTACCTTTTCTGCCCTTAAGGAGAAGCTGAAATCTCTTGAGGTGGAAATGAAGACAAACAAGAACAGTGGTTCTGTTCACATTTTCCTCATGACTGATCTTCCCAGAGCAAACTGGACGAAAACCTATCTCGCAGATATTGCAAAAGATGGGAAATATCAACTGTACACCCTCAAGGAAAATGATGTTCTGCAGACTGCCGAGAAGCTTATGGCTGCTGAACATGGCATAAGGTCTGGATTCCTTCCAGAGATCAGAGGAAACACGAACAAGGATTGTGATCCAGTTCAACTACCGGAAATTTTATTATACGTCGAAGAATCTGTTTGCAGCTGTGCATCACTCGGATTTGTGGGGACTGCTGGATCAACCATAGCAGGAAGTATAGAAACAATGAGGAAGAACAATGTGTGCAAATTGTAG